Proteins encoded together in one Sulfitobacter pontiacus window:
- a CDS encoding zinc-binding dehydrogenase, producing MPLIKAAVCHEFGAPLKIEDVELRAPEGAEVEVTLDAVAICHSDISFASGGWGGSLPAVYGHEAAGRVTAVGDRVSGVSVGDSVVVTLIRACGSCPNCASGRPVICETPYDGDTGPLKTKDGGKLHQAMASGAFAEKVVVDQAQVVRISADIPKDAASLIACGVITGVGAVVNAAQLRAGQDVVVIGAGGVGLNAIQGARIAGARRIVAVDMSAEKLEIAKEFGATDGILATEDKPWGQLGQAIGRKGVDAVIVTVGAIPAYNDAPKYLAAGGRVVMVGMPHIGDGATYDPGTFAAMGQGTVGSKMGDVVIQRDIPWMVDLYAQGRLKLDELISGRWSLEQINDAIEDTKTGAARRNVILFDR from the coding sequence ATGCCGTTGATCAAAGCCGCCGTTTGCCATGAATTTGGTGCTCCTCTGAAAATCGAAGACGTAGAACTCCGCGCCCCCGAGGGGGCAGAGGTCGAGGTGACGCTGGATGCCGTAGCGATCTGCCATTCGGACATTTCCTTTGCCAGTGGGGGCTGGGGCGGATCGCTGCCCGCGGTCTATGGTCACGAGGCCGCGGGACGGGTGACCGCTGTGGGCGACAGGGTAAGCGGCGTCTCGGTCGGGGATAGCGTCGTGGTCACGCTGATCCGCGCCTGCGGCAGCTGCCCCAACTGCGCCAGCGGTCGTCCTGTGATCTGCGAAACCCCCTATGACGGCGACACCGGCCCGCTGAAAACCAAAGACGGCGGCAAGCTGCATCAGGCCATGGCATCCGGTGCCTTTGCCGAAAAAGTCGTTGTGGATCAGGCGCAGGTCGTCAGGATCAGCGCCGATATTCCCAAGGATGCCGCCAGCCTGATCGCCTGCGGGGTGATCACCGGCGTCGGTGCGGTGGTCAATGCTGCGCAATTGCGGGCCGGTCAAGACGTTGTGGTCATCGGCGCCGGTGGCGTCGGGCTGAACGCCATTCAGGGCGCGCGCATCGCCGGGGCCCGCCGCATCGTCGCCGTGGATATGAGCGCCGAGAAGCTGGAGATCGCCAAGGAGTTCGGGGCCACGGATGGTATCCTTGCCACCGAAGACAAACCCTGGGGGCAGTTGGGACAGGCGATTGGCCGCAAGGGCGTGGATGCGGTGATCGTGACCGTTGGGGCGATCCCTGCCTATAACGACGCCCCGAAATACCTTGCCGCGGGGGGGCGTGTGGTCATGGTCGGCATGCCTCATATCGGCGACGGCGCGACCTATGACCCCGGCACATTCGCCGCAATGGGTCAGGGCACGGTCGGCTCCAAAATGGGCGATGTGGTGATCCAGCGCGATATTCCGTGGATGGTCGATCTATATGCCCAAGGACGGCTGAAACTGGACGAGCTTATCTCGGGGCGGTGGTCGCTGGAGCAGATCAACGACGCGATCGAGGATACCAAGACCGGTGCCGCGCGGCGCAATGTCATCCTGTTTGACCGCTAG
- a CDS encoding peptidylprolyl isomerase, with amino-acid sequence MTQVKSGDTVAIHYTGTLLDGSTFDSSEGREPLEFTVGSGQIIPGLDSAMPGMEVGDKKVVKIGSAEAYGDVNPEMRQAVPREGIPADIPLEIGTQLQMQTPDGQAMPVMVVEVDDATVTLDANHPLAGKDLQFDIELVKIA; translated from the coding sequence ATGACGCAGGTTAAATCCGGCGATACTGTTGCTATTCACTACACTGGTACCCTGCTTGACGGCAGCACCTTCGACAGCTCGGAAGGGCGCGAGCCTTTGGAGTTCACGGTCGGGTCCGGCCAGATCATCCCCGGCCTCGACAGCGCGATGCCCGGCATGGAAGTCGGCGACAAGAAAGTCGTCAAGATCGGTAGCGCAGAGGCCTACGGCGATGTGAACCCCGAGATGCGTCAGGCCGTGCCACGCGAAGGCATCCCTGCGGATATCCCGCTGGAAATCGGCACGCAGTTGCAGATGCAAACCCCGGACGGGCAGGCGATGCCGGTGATGGTTGTCGAGGTTGACGACGCCACTGTGACACTTGACGCCAACCACCCGCTGGCGGGCAAAGACCTGCAGTTCGACATCGAACTGGTAAAAATCGCTTGA
- a CDS encoding acyl-CoA dehydrogenase, giving the protein MSTELPVLKAKDAPDMGSFDWADAFRLNEQLTEDERMIQESARAYAQEKLQPRVIDAFANETTDPAIFREMGDMGLLGVTVPEQYGGLGGNYVSYGLVAREVERVDSGYRSMMSVQSSLVMYPIYAYGSEEQRMKYLPKLSSGEFIGCFGLTEPDAGSDPAGMKTRAVKTANGYKLTGSKMWISNAPIADVFVVWAKSEEHGGKIRGFILEKGMKGLSAPKIGNKLSLRASITGEIVMDNVEVGEDALLPHVEGLKGPFGCLNRARYGISWGALGAAEFCWHASRQYGLDRKQFNKPLAQTQLFQKKLADMQTEIALGLQASLQVGRLMDNANAAPEMISIVKRNNCGKALDIARMSRDMHGGNGISGEFQVIRHMMNLETVNTYEGTHDVHALILGRAQTGLQAFF; this is encoded by the coding sequence ATGAGCACCGAATTGCCCGTATTGAAAGCCAAAGACGCCCCCGACATGGGCAGCTTTGATTGGGCGGATGCGTTCCGCCTGAACGAACAGCTGACCGAAGACGAACGCATGATCCAGGAAAGCGCGCGCGCCTATGCGCAGGAAAAACTGCAGCCCCGCGTGATCGACGCTTTCGCCAATGAAACCACCGACCCCGCGATCTTCCGCGAGATGGGCGACATGGGCCTTCTGGGTGTCACCGTGCCCGAACAATACGGCGGCTTGGGCGGCAATTATGTGTCTTACGGTCTGGTTGCGCGCGAAGTGGAACGTGTGGACAGCGGCTATCGGTCGATGATGTCCGTGCAATCCAGCCTCGTCATGTACCCGATCTACGCCTATGGCTCGGAAGAGCAGCGGATGAAGTATCTACCCAAACTGTCCAGCGGCGAATTCATCGGCTGCTTTGGCCTGACAGAACCCGATGCAGGCTCTGACCCTGCGGGCATGAAAACCCGTGCGGTGAAAACCGCCAACGGCTACAAGCTGACCGGCTCCAAGATGTGGATTTCGAACGCGCCGATCGCGGATGTCTTCGTGGTCTGGGCCAAGTCCGAAGAGCACGGCGGCAAGATCCGCGGCTTCATCCTTGAAAAAGGCATGAAGGGTCTGTCCGCGCCCAAAATCGGCAACAAACTGTCGCTGCGTGCCTCGATCACTGGCGAGATCGTGATGGACAACGTCGAAGTCGGCGAAGATGCCCTGCTGCCTCATGTCGAAGGTCTGAAAGGCCCGTTCGGCTGTCTTAACCGCGCCCGCTATGGCATCAGCTGGGGTGCACTGGGGGCCGCTGAATTCTGCTGGCACGCCTCGCGTCAATACGGTCTGGACCGCAAACAGTTCAACAAGCCGCTGGCGCAGACACAGCTGTTCCAAAAGAAACTTGCCGACATGCAGACCGAAATCGCGCTTGGCCTGCAAGCCTCGTTGCAAGTGGGTCGTCTGATGGACAACGCCAACGCCGCGCCCGAGATGATCTCTATCGTCAAGCGCAACAATTGCGGCAAGGCGCTGGACATCGCCCGCATGTCCCGCGACATGCACGGCGGCAACGGCATCAGCGGCGAATTCCAGGTGATCCGCCATATGATGAACCTCGAGACGGTGAACACCTATGAAGGCACGCACGACGTGCACGCGCTGATCCTGGGCCGCGCCCAGACCGGCCTGCAGGCGTTCTTCTAA
- a CDS encoding threonine/serine dehydratase encodes MNIDMIRAAARRLEGHVRRTPLLNSPFLDDIAGRRVWVKPECLQHTGSFKFRGGWSAVSALEPSVRAKGVIAFSSGNHAQGVAYAAKLHGVPAVIIMPADAPRLKIANTRALGAEVVLYDRMTEDRDAIGAAMAEERELTLIKPFDDPLVIAGQGTTGLEIAQQAAEAGIARADVIACCGGGGLTSGIALALEAEAPGLRARTAEPEGFDDAARSLAAGEITRNAALGGSICDAIVTPQPGDLTFPIFKRLCGPGLVVSDAEALQAIGHAFNRLKLVAEPGGAVALAAALFRQDEIDGDDVIVTISGGNVDSDIFSRALATLD; translated from the coding sequence ATGAATATCGACATGATCCGCGCGGCAGCGCGGCGGCTGGAGGGGCACGTGCGGCGCACGCCTTTGCTGAACTCTCCGTTTCTGGATGACATCGCGGGGCGGCGCGTTTGGGTCAAGCCCGAGTGCCTGCAACACACCGGCAGCTTCAAATTTCGCGGCGGCTGGTCGGCGGTGTCAGCACTGGAGCCCTCCGTGCGCGCCAAGGGGGTCATCGCCTTTTCCAGTGGCAACCACGCCCAAGGTGTTGCCTATGCGGCCAAGCTGCACGGGGTGCCTGCGGTCATCATCATGCCCGCCGACGCCCCCCGTCTGAAGATCGCCAACACCCGCGCGCTTGGGGCCGAGGTCGTGCTTTATGACCGCATGACCGAGGACCGCGACGCCATCGGCGCGGCTATGGCGGAGGAACGCGAATTGACGCTGATCAAACCGTTCGACGACCCGCTGGTGATTGCCGGTCAGGGGACAACGGGGCTCGAGATCGCGCAGCAGGCCGCCGAAGCGGGGATCGCCCGCGCCGATGTGATTGCCTGCTGTGGTGGCGGGGGGCTGACCTCTGGCATTGCGCTGGCGCTTGAAGCCGAGGCACCGGGGCTGCGCGCGCGTACCGCCGAGCCCGAAGGCTTTGACGATGCCGCGCGGTCGCTCGCCGCAGGAGAGATCACGCGCAACGCCGCCCTTGGCGGGTCGATCTGCGATGCCATCGTCACGCCGCAACCGGGCGATCTGACCTTTCCGATCTTCAAGCGGCTTTGCGGCCCCGGCCTTGTGGTCAGCGACGCAGAGGCGCTGCAGGCGATTGGCCATGCGTTCAACCGGCTGAAACTTGTGGCCGAACCCGGCGGGGCTGTGGCCCTCGCCGCCGCGCTGTTCCGGCAAGACGAGATCGACGGCGACGATGTGATCGTCACCATCTCGGGCGGGAATGTAGACAGTGATATTTTCTCGCGGGCGCTTGCCACGCTTGACTGA
- a CDS encoding alpha/beta fold hydrolase, which translates to MAHFTTSDGLSLYFTDEGAGLPILCLAGLTRTTADFDYVTPHLKGVRLIKMDYRGRGQSDFDPDWSHYSPPIECRDALELLDHLGIDKAAVLGTSRGGLNALGLAKGAKDRLLGVAFNDVGPHIDPQGLDFIMGYIGRNPAAKTHAEAAAAMPRVFPEFDDVPDSRWMEEAQKHYTQTESGLQITYDKHLRDAVAKAFSAPSPDLWPFFDALDGLPIACIRGMASNLLSEETLQEMERRRPDMVVARVPGRGHIPFLDEPEAVAALNEWIGKMQ; encoded by the coding sequence ATGGCTCATTTCACCACATCCGACGGGCTATCGCTCTATTTCACCGACGAAGGGGCGGGTCTGCCGATTCTCTGTCTTGCAGGATTGACCCGGACCACAGCGGATTTCGACTATGTCACCCCCCATCTGAAGGGCGTGCGTCTGATCAAGATGGACTATCGCGGGCGCGGGCAATCTGACTTCGACCCTGACTGGTCACACTATTCCCCCCCTATTGAATGTCGTGATGCGCTGGAGCTGCTGGATCATCTTGGCATCGACAAGGCCGCCGTGCTTGGCACCTCGCGCGGGGGGCTGAATGCATTGGGGCTGGCCAAGGGAGCCAAGGATAGGTTGCTGGGCGTCGCCTTTAACGACGTTGGCCCGCATATTGACCCGCAGGGGCTGGATTTCATCATGGGCTATATCGGCCGCAACCCTGCCGCCAAGACCCATGCCGAGGCCGCCGCCGCCATGCCGCGTGTGTTTCCCGAATTTGACGACGTGCCCGACAGCCGGTGGATGGAAGAGGCGCAAAAGCATTACACCCAGACCGAAAGCGGCTTGCAGATCACGTATGACAAGCACCTGCGCGATGCGGTGGCCAAGGCGTTCTCTGCCCCCTCCCCCGACCTGTGGCCATTCTTTGACGCGCTTGACGGGCTGCCAATTGCCTGCATCCGTGGCATGGCGTCCAATCTGCTGAGCGAGGAAACCTTGCAAGAGATGGAACGCCGCCGCCCCGATATGGTGGTCGCGCGGGTGCCGGGACGTGGGCATATTCCGTTTCTGGACGAACCAGAGGCGGTTGCGGCCTTGAACGAATGGATCGGGAAGATGCAATGA
- a CDS encoding LysR substrate-binding domain-containing protein, whose amino-acid sequence MIAPRRFLPSVNALLAFEAVARLGSATLAAQELSLTQSAISRQLKTLEAQLNVALLDRQGRQLVLTEAGKSYVIQVRDVLNRLAQASITARTNPIAGALNLAILPGFGMHWLAPRLRDFAQSHPEVTVNLSTRLHPFSFQNSPFDAAIHFGKEDWPGVRYLPLMPETVVPVCAPELLTEPLEDPSQILRYALLHLETRPRGWSRWLSALGVTQEPPAGMMFDQFSTMAQAAVHGLGVALLPTFSAEPYLRDGQLVLASTQTTQSIGNYYLVWPEDRAETAALQSFKTWLDGQTGQVL is encoded by the coding sequence ATGATCGCCCCGCGTCGCTTCCTTCCGTCGGTCAACGCCCTGCTCGCATTCGAGGCAGTGGCACGCTTGGGCAGTGCCACATTGGCGGCGCAGGAACTGTCCCTGACGCAAAGCGCGATCAGCCGGCAACTCAAGACGCTAGAGGCGCAGTTGAATGTGGCGCTGCTGGATCGCCAGGGGCGTCAGCTGGTACTGACAGAGGCGGGAAAAAGCTATGTTATTCAGGTGCGTGACGTTTTGAACAGGCTGGCTCAGGCATCCATCACCGCGCGCACGAACCCGATTGCGGGGGCGCTGAACCTTGCCATTCTGCCGGGGTTCGGCATGCATTGGCTGGCCCCGCGGTTGCGCGACTTTGCCCAGTCCCACCCGGAGGTGACGGTGAACCTCAGCACGCGGTTGCATCCGTTTTCCTTCCAGAACAGCCCCTTTGACGCTGCAATACATTTTGGCAAGGAAGACTGGCCCGGCGTGCGCTATTTGCCGCTGATGCCCGAGACGGTGGTCCCCGTCTGCGCGCCCGAACTGCTGACCGAACCGCTGGAGGATCCCAGCCAGATCCTGAGGTATGCGCTGCTGCATCTGGAGACCCGCCCGCGCGGCTGGTCGCGGTGGCTGAGCGCGCTTGGTGTCACGCAAGAACCCCCTGCCGGCATGATGTTCGACCAGTTCTCAACCATGGCGCAGGCGGCGGTGCACGGGTTGGGCGTGGCGCTGCTTCCTACCTTTTCGGCCGAGCCCTACCTGCGAGACGGGCAGCTTGTGCTGGCATCAACGCAGACGACACAGAGCATCGGGAATTACTACCTCGTCTGGCCCGAGGACCGTGCCGAAACCGCGGCCTTGCAGTCGTTCAAGACGTGGCTCGACGGGCAAACGGGTCAGGTTCTTTAG
- a CDS encoding haloacid dehalogenase type II yields MAITTCVFDAYGTLFDVAAAARQAASEPDFAAIKDSWPQVAEHWRQKQLGYSWLRAVTGAHDDFWQVTQNGLDWALAKTGHDNDPALRERLLALYWELQAFPEVPKMLKTLKEAGLNTAILSNGSPAMLDGAVSSANLGDTLDAVLSVESVGVFKPHAKVYELVGQRFDCATSEVLFVSSNGWDAAAATGFGFTTAWVNRAGEPMDRLPWQPAHVLQDLNGIPELAGV; encoded by the coding sequence ATGGCGATTACAACATGCGTGTTCGACGCATATGGCACCTTGTTCGATGTGGCCGCAGCCGCACGACAAGCCGCGTCAGAGCCGGATTTTGCAGCGATAAAAGACAGCTGGCCGCAGGTCGCCGAACATTGGCGGCAAAAGCAGCTTGGCTATTCCTGGCTGCGCGCTGTCACCGGTGCACACGATGATTTCTGGCAGGTCACCCAAAACGGGTTGGACTGGGCTTTGGCCAAGACCGGCCACGATAACGACCCCGCCCTGCGCGAACGCCTGCTGGCGCTTTACTGGGAGCTTCAGGCCTTCCCCGAAGTACCCAAGATGCTGAAAACACTGAAGGAAGCTGGGCTGAATACCGCGATCTTGTCGAACGGATCACCAGCCATGCTGGACGGTGCGGTTTCCTCCGCCAATCTGGGTGACACGCTGGATGCGGTGCTGTCGGTGGAAAGCGTCGGCGTCTTCAAACCACATGCGAAAGTCTATGAACTGGTCGGACAGCGCTTTGATTGCGCGACCTCAGAGGTGTTGTTCGTCTCGTCCAACGGATGGGATGCGGCGGCGGCGACAGGCTTTGGCTTTACCACCGCCTGGGTCAACCGCGCGGGAGAGCCGATGGACCGGCTGCCGTGGCAACCGGCCCATGTGCTGCAGGACCTCAACGGCATCCCAGAACTGGCAGGCGTATAA
- the pcaD gene encoding 3-oxoadipate enol-lactonase, producing the protein MKIFDTGDVRLHYRVDGPEDGAPVVFANSLGTDLRLWDPILPLLPKGLRIIRFDKRGHGLSSCPPAPYAMGALIGDTEKLLDHLGVKGCVFVGLSIGGMIAQGLATKRLDLIRAMVLSNTAAKIGTKDMWADRVRAVQESGIEPMADTIMERWFAAPFRATPELELWRNMVVRQPAEGYAGCSAAISGTDFYTPTAALRLPVLGIAGSEDGSTPPDLVRETIDLIPGSKFKIIRKAGHLPCVEHPQKYAALLTEFLQSVGHV; encoded by the coding sequence ATGAAGATTTTCGATACTGGCGACGTGCGTCTGCATTACCGTGTGGATGGCCCCGAGGACGGTGCGCCTGTGGTCTTTGCCAATTCACTGGGGACTGATCTGCGCCTGTGGGATCCGATCCTGCCGCTGCTGCCCAAGGGTCTGCGCATCATTCGTTTTGACAAACGCGGCCATGGGCTGTCGTCCTGCCCGCCTGCGCCCTATGCGATGGGGGCGCTGATTGGTGATACGGAAAAACTGCTGGATCATCTGGGCGTAAAGGGCTGCGTCTTTGTCGGGCTGTCCATTGGCGGAATGATCGCCCAAGGGCTCGCCACCAAGCGGCTGGACCTGATCCGCGCCATGGTGCTGTCCAATACCGCCGCCAAGATCGGCACCAAGGACATGTGGGCAGACCGTGTGCGCGCAGTGCAAGAAAGCGGGATCGAACCGATGGCGGACACCATCATGGAACGCTGGTTCGCCGCCCCCTTCCGCGCCACGCCCGAGCTTGAGCTTTGGCGCAATATGGTCGTACGCCAACCGGCAGAAGGCTATGCCGGTTGCTCTGCCGCGATTTCGGGGACGGATTTCTACACGCCCACGGCGGCGCTGCGCCTGCCAGTGCTGGGGATCGCGGGCTCCGAAGACGGGTCCACCCCCCCTGATCTGGTGCGCGAGACCATCGACCTGATCCCGGGATCCAAGTTCAAGATCATCCGCAAGGCCGGCCACCTGCCCTGTGTCGAACACCCACAGAAGTATGCAGCGCTGCTCACCGAGTTTTTGCAGAGCGTCGGCCATGTCTGA
- a CDS encoding alpha/beta fold hydrolase has protein sequence MSDILLVHGSCHGAWCWRDLIPALQELGHSPRAIDLPSHGDDTTPVNAVTLDSYADAVLAASTPDTVVVGHSMGGFAIGAAAQKDPSAMARLIYLCAYVPAAGLSLAEMRKQAPSQPLMPAVRLAPDGKSFTLDPAMTEALFYHDCPPDVAGFAAPRLCAQAVAPTIKPLADTARADAMPRSYIRCMDDRTIPPAYQVTMTKDWPSADVHEMACGHSPFFTDPAGLARIIDDIIPR, from the coding sequence ATGTCTGACATCCTTTTGGTCCACGGCTCGTGCCACGGTGCGTGGTGCTGGCGTGATCTGATCCCTGCGTTGCAAGAATTGGGCCACAGCCCCCGTGCGATTGACCTGCCCAGCCACGGCGACGACACGACGCCGGTCAACGCGGTCACGCTCGATAGCTATGCCGATGCGGTGCTTGCGGCCTCTACCCCCGATACGGTGGTGGTGGGTCATTCGATGGGCGGTTTTGCCATCGGGGCGGCGGCACAGAAAGATCCAAGCGCCATGGCGCGGCTGATCTATCTATGTGCCTACGTCCCTGCGGCGGGGCTGTCGCTGGCCGAGATGCGCAAACAGGCCCCGTCGCAACCGCTGATGCCCGCTGTGCGCCTCGCCCCCGACGGCAAAAGCTTTACCCTTGATCCCGCGATGACAGAGGCGCTGTTCTATCACGACTGCCCGCCGGATGTCGCAGGTTTTGCCGCACCGCGCCTCTGCGCGCAGGCCGTGGCCCCGACGATCAAGCCTCTGGCGGATACTGCCCGTGCGGACGCCATGCCACGCAGCTATATCCGCTGTATGGACGACCGCACCATCCCGCCCGCCTATCAGGTCACGATGACGAAAGACTGGCCAAGCGCGGATGTTCATGAGATGGCCTGCGGGCATTCACCCTTCTTTACCGATCCCGCCGGTCTGGCGCGGATCATTGACGACATTATCCCGAGGTAA
- a CDS encoding lyase family protein produces MAASVFDSPLFAQLFNTGDAGRLFSDSAAIRAMLLVEGALAKVQGSLGIIPEMSAAAIHRASLEIQVDPGAIAASTGENGVSVPGLLAQFRAEMQAPEFAQHVHWGATSQDIIDTALMLRLRQALKLAETDLREIIAAFAAGAEQHQSLPMPARTYGQHATPTSWGAVLAEWGMPLCDALDQLEALREGALFVSLSGAAGTGSALGPKAAETRAQLAQALGLQDPGRSWHVDRGPVLRIADWQGRVMAALAHIAQSTLALTMTETAELALGAAGASSTMPQKQNPVGPSAIVALGHQFTGQRATLQAAAAHQHQRDGGAWFAEWMAVPQLALSLAAALNHTKSLVARLTPHPVKMHSALTEGLGLIHAEALSFALAKTMPRPAAQKITKQLCQDALAKQVPLADLVHADYPDVAETLFDPSTQMGQTPADAAAFVARARAL; encoded by the coding sequence ATGGCCGCCAGCGTCTTTGACAGCCCCCTGTTCGCACAGCTTTTCAACACCGGTGACGCAGGCCGCCTGTTCTCGGACAGCGCTGCGATCCGCGCGATGCTGCTGGTCGAAGGGGCGCTGGCCAAGGTGCAGGGCAGCCTTGGTATCATCCCCGAGATGAGCGCCGCCGCGATCCACCGCGCCTCTCTCGAGATTCAGGTCGACCCCGGGGCGATCGCCGCCTCTACCGGAGAAAACGGCGTGTCCGTGCCGGGGCTTCTGGCCCAATTCCGCGCCGAGATGCAGGCACCGGAATTTGCCCAGCACGTGCATTGGGGCGCGACCAGTCAGGACATCATCGATACCGCGCTGATGCTGCGCCTGCGTCAGGCGCTCAAGCTGGCGGAAACCGATCTGCGCGAGATCATTGCGGCCTTTGCGGCAGGTGCCGAACAGCACCAATCCCTGCCGATGCCTGCCCGCACCTATGGCCAGCACGCCACCCCCACCAGCTGGGGCGCGGTGCTGGCGGAATGGGGCATGCCACTGTGCGATGCGCTCGACCAGCTTGAGGCGCTGCGCGAAGGGGCGCTGTTCGTGTCCCTGTCGGGGGCGGCGGGGACGGGCTCTGCCCTTGGTCCCAAGGCTGCCGAGACCCGCGCGCAGCTGGCCCAAGCGCTTGGGCTGCAAGACCCCGGGCGCAGCTGGCATGTGGACCGCGGCCCCGTGCTGCGCATCGCCGATTGGCAGGGCCGCGTGATGGCAGCGCTGGCGCATATCGCGCAAAGCACGCTGGCGCTGACCATGACCGAAACCGCCGAGCTTGCCCTTGGGGCGGCAGGCGCGTCGTCGACCATGCCGCAAAAACAGAACCCCGTGGGGCCCTCGGCGATTGTCGCCCTCGGGCACCAGTTCACCGGCCAGCGCGCCACGCTACAGGCCGCCGCGGCGCATCAGCATCAGCGTGATGGCGGCGCGTGGTTCGCGGAATGGATGGCCGTGCCCCAGCTGGCACTGAGCCTTGCCGCCGCGCTGAACCACACAAAAAGCCTTGTCGCGAGGCTGACGCCGCACCCTGTGAAAATGCACAGCGCGCTGACAGAAGGGCTAGGCCTGATCCACGCCGAAGCGCTGAGCTTCGCCCTGGCCAAGACGATGCCCCGCCCCGCGGCCCAGAAGATCACCAAACAGCTTTGTCAGGATGCGCTGGCCAAACAGGTGCCGCTGGCCGATCTGGTCCACGCGGATTACCCCGACGTGGCCGAGACCCTTTTCGACCCGTCAACCCAGATGGGACAGACCCCCGCAGATGCAGCCGCTTTTGTGGCCCGCGCGCGTGCGCTGTAA
- a CDS encoding mandelate racemase/muconate lactonizing enzyme family protein, producing the protein MKLQDLEVIVTAPPAPGWGGRYWILVKLTTDTGIVGWGECYAASVGPQAMRAVIEDVFARHMQGENPENIELMYRRAYSSGFTQRPDPTVMGAFSGLEIACWDILGKDRDRPVYALIGGRMNERVRGYTYLYPLPHHDMTAFWTSPEMAAESALDCVARGYTAIKFDPAGPYTMRGGHMPAMTDISQSVAFCKAIRAAVGDKADLLFGTHGQFTTAGAIRLGNAIAPYSPLWYEEPIPPDAVEQMAAVARAVPIPVATGERLTTKAEFAPVLRSGAAAILQPALGRVGGIWEAKKIAAMAEVYNAQIAPHLYAGPVEWAANIHLATSIPNILMCECIETPFHDQLIKSTIKVEDGFITAPTAAGLGIEVDEALARAHPYTGNGLHLEMQSAPCDYVNGNAFEGGAPSVKS; encoded by the coding sequence ATGAAATTGCAAGATCTTGAGGTTATCGTCACAGCGCCCCCTGCCCCCGGTTGGGGCGGGCGCTATTGGATATTGGTCAAGCTGACCACGGATACCGGCATTGTAGGCTGGGGCGAATGCTATGCCGCGTCGGTCGGGCCGCAGGCCATGCGCGCGGTGATCGAGGATGTTTTTGCACGTCACATGCAGGGCGAGAATCCCGAAAACATCGAGCTGATGTACCGCCGCGCCTATTCGTCAGGCTTTACCCAGCGGCCCGACCCGACCGTCATGGGCGCGTTTTCGGGGCTGGAGATCGCCTGCTGGGATATTCTGGGCAAGGATCGGGATCGTCCGGTCTATGCCTTGATCGGCGGCAGGATGAACGAGCGCGTGCGGGGCTATACCTATCTCTACCCGCTGCCGCATCACGATATGACCGCCTTCTGGACCTCGCCCGAGATGGCGGCGGAATCGGCGCTGGACTGTGTGGCGCGTGGCTATACCGCGATCAAGTTCGATCCGGCGGGGCCCTATACCATGCGCGGCGGGCATATGCCGGCGATGACCGACATCTCGCAATCTGTCGCCTTTTGCAAAGCGATCCGCGCGGCCGTTGGCGACAAGGCCGATCTGCTGTTCGGCACCCACGGGCAATTCACCACCGCAGGCGCGATCCGTTTGGGGAACGCCATCGCGCCCTATAGCCCGCTCTGGTACGAAGAGCCGATCCCGCCGGATGCGGTGGAGCAGATGGCCGCCGTAGCGCGTGCCGTGCCGATCCCAGTCGCGACCGGAGAACGGCTGACCACCAAGGCCGAGTTTGCGCCGGTGCTGCGGTCCGGGGCGGCGGCGATCCTGCAGCCTGCCTTGGGCCGTGTCGGTGGCATCTGGGAAGCCAAGAAGATCGCCGCCATGGCAGAGGTCTATAACGCGCAAATTGCGCCGCATCTTTATGCGGGCCCGGTGGAATGGGCGGCCAATATCCATCTGGCCACGTCGATCCCCAATATCCTGATGTGCGAATGTATCGAGACGCCCTTCCACGACCAGTTGATCAAGAGCACGATCAAGGTGGAGGACGGGTTTATCACAGCCCCCACCGCAGCCGGTTTGGGCATTGAGGTGGACGAGGCATTGGCCCGCGCGCATCCGTATACCGGCAACGGGCTGCACCTGGAAATGCAGTCAGCGCCTTGTGATTACGTCAACGGGAATGCGTTTGAAGGGGGGGCACCGTCGGTCAAATCCTGA